The region TTGCCGTGTCACCCCTCGAGTGCGTGGCTCGCAGGGCTGTGGCTGCccagagcagaggctgggagcctcgtggggagggggctggagcGGGGGACAGGGGCTGGCCGAGCCGCCACAAtgggagcacggcactgccgCTGATTAACGCGCCTCCTTCGTTTGCTGCCTCATTTGGAGGAGAGGCTGGGTGCGTGCCGTGCCGGAGCTGGCCTCGAGTCACCGGCAGCTCGGGGGGATGCTGGTGGGAGGGAGGGTCTTGTCCAGGGGCACGAGTGTCCCCCACCCCCTCGGCTGGTGCATACTCGTGCATGGATGTTGGGGGTCCCAGATGTGTATGCAAGCGTGGTGGGTGCGCAGGCACTGGaggacacccctgcacccccaaaacccctcgGGGACTGGCCCTGCACATGCAAAGCTGAACTCTTCCCCCGTCCTTGGCCAGTGCACGCCGCCACCGGTGCTAAAGCGTGGTCCCCAACGCCTGGCGCTCAGCTGTCCCCTCCCAGGTCCATCCTggcctggggcagagggggagtGGGTGGGTCCCCTCAGCGCTGAGACCTGCCGCACCCCCTGTCCTGGCCCCAGGGCCACCCGGGGGTCCCGCGGTGCCTGGATttgggctgcagccctgggaaaCCTCCATTgacccatccctgccccactgggtctccccagccctccccggcAGTTCTGCAGAGCGGTTTGGGCTGGCCAAGCCCGCGACGGGCCGGTTCCTGGGATGCCATGCCGTCAGCCCGGCACAGGGAAGGAACCCGCAGCccggcaggagctgcagcaatcCGGTGCCGCTCCCTTCGCCGGTTCCTCTGGTGACGTCCCCGCGCCGCGCCGTAGGCATGGCCACCGACACGCCAACTAACGATGAGTTCCTTTTATTAAGGAGTTTAGAAAGTCCACATGTACAGCGTTGGACACCACTCACACACGACCTAGACTTCACGGCACTGCTACACACCACGAGCCGGCCCAGGGCTTCGCCGGGGAGGTACGTGGCCAGGTCCCAGACCCCCGGccacccctgcccacccctctcCGGGGAGGTGTCACCGCAGATGGGTTTAGCCTAATCCGGGGCTGCGGAGCGACGCGTGCGCTCTTGGGAATAATCCTGGGAAATCCTGCGTCTCAGCGTGGATTAAATACCTCTCGTGCAATTCAAAACAAAGTCATTAGGGAGTCCTGGGTGACACGGGCAGTTACACAAGGGTGTGCTACCAACAaactgtgtcccctccccagctcagcAAAACACCTGCGGAGGGGTCCGGGGAGGGGACAAGCTTTCCCGCCCGGGGCACGTGGCTCTGTGTGCCTTCTTGTCCTGAAGGCGAGTGCTAGAAAACCCAGCTAATCCCTAAtctactgaaataaatgaacGAAAAGTAAAGACGGGCATTGTGCTTCCCACCTGCACCTTTCCGGAGGCGTCTGGCGGGGTGCAGGAAGCCCCTcgggagctgctgggggctcCTGTTCTTGTGCTGGCTGGGAAATGCCACCACCgagcccccccaaatcccatcGCTCAAGAAACCCAGCCCGGCCGGCTGCTCTGGGCAGGGACGGAGAGGACAGAGTTGGTGCCTGTGCTTGGAGCTCATCCTCACCTGAGGCCTCCAAGGAATGTCTCTGGCAGAGGGGAAAGCTGCGGCGATCCCTAATGCGTTGTTTGTCCCTGCTTTCCcagcaggacagacagacagggacTTGCCTGGCAGGCGAAAGGGCTCATCCAGCACAAGGTCCGAGGTGGAGaaggcttaaaaaaagaagcacgCAGGGAAGTACAAATCCGCCGCAGCCAGGAAGATGAGCCTTTGATCTCCCCGTGCCTTAAGCCCCTCTGGAAACAGGGACAGCGGGagctttcctcccctcctcggGCAGTCGGTCCGTCCGACGGTGTTTCTGGGGGCCAGAGCCTGGTGCGGGGGCTCTGCTCCCCGTTGCTGCTGTAGCACAGGCAGAAAATCATGTAAAGAGTGGCAGGGTCCCAgctgtccccctcccctccctgttcCTACACAGCCTGCTCAGgcttgggtttattttttttttttggacaaaaTCCCCCATTTGAGTCCCTCCAGGGAGCCAGAGGGAGAAGTCAGCCCCGCACCCCGTGGCAGCTCTTCCTCGGGTCGGCCGGTGCGAGGCATCACCTGCCGCCTGGTTATCAGGGCCCTGCAGATGCTAAGCCCCACTCGGGGCTTCTTTTTGCAAAACCTTAATGGGATTTGAAGAAATGAAAGGCTTTGATTATCTGCAGGTACTGAGCCAGAGTGTGGCTCATCCTGGGTGAAAATGAATGCCGGTCCCTGGGCCGGGAGTGAGCGGAGGGGACTCGTGCGGGGGCACGGGGGCATGCTGTCCCAACTCAAGGGTTTCGGGAAAAGTCACAGCTTTTGGATGGCAAAAGTCCAATGTGAGTCTGAGCGGGTCTGATTGGGAGGGAGGAGCTGTGAAACGCAGGCAGAGCCATGCTGGGAAAGTGAGCCTTccttgcctcctcctcctcgccgtGCTCCCTGTTTCCCCAGCACCGCCAAAacagctctgtgctgtgctctgttcTGGGTGTGCATCCTTGCAGCACCGTGCCAGCTTGCTTTGGGGTGCCCCAACCTGCCGGGAGGCTCCAAGAGCCATGACGGGGATGATGGGGACGGAGTTTGTGGTTGTCCCTTTCTGGCTGCATTGTGCTTGCAGGGGGAGAGGCGAGCGTTCTGGAGACCAGAGAAGGAATCGCTGGCACGGTCAGGCGTCTGCATGGGCTGCAACCCAGCCGAGCCCTCCCCGTCCCCAGTAGCACCGTGGGGTGAGCCGGAACCGTGGAGCAGCAGCCTTGTCCCAGTCCCGGGGGCCCTGCAGGGCTTGGGGCTCCCCACGGTGGGTGTCCCCCCGTCCCTCGCCAGCTCAGCCAGGCTACTGCCGGGTGCCTGTGCCCAAAGTGGAGCTGAGTGGAGGTGCCCAGCCTGCCCGGGCTGCTgcatcccttcctccctccctccaggcagccccttcccctccttgccaGACACTGCTGGGCACCGCTGCCCTCTCTGCCACAGCCGTAAGCACCGGCCATGGGTCACGCTCTGGCCAGGAGACCCATTTTGGGTGCAGGCGAGCCACGGCAGCGGGGAGCAAAGGTCCGTGGATGTCCACAGGCACCCAGGAGCAAAAGCTGCCCTCCCCGGGGGCAGGCGCTCCCCAGGGGCCCCTTGAAGATGGGCCAGCCCTTGGGGAGGATGGCAACTCAGGGGgacagggctgcagggctgtggggaagggcagggggctgggcaCAGGGTCAGGGGGCTCATGCCATCCACCTAATTCTCCTCCCGGATGGGCCGGATCTTCATCTCAGTGAACTTGAGGGAGTACTGCCAGCCGGTCCAGGAGGACCACTCGATGCCATCGGCGTAGGAGCTGTGGTGGCCCTTGAGGTACTGCCCGTTGAGGTTGGAAGTGTGGCAGTTGCGGTACCACCAGGCACCGTGGTAGAAAGCCGCGCAGTTGTTCTCCGAGTGGTCGTTGTCCAGATCCTTGGTGGTGAACTTCATCCCGTTGTGCTTCAGGAATGAGTCTCCTGCCGCCAGGGAAAAGGAGCTGTGATGGGcccttcctgctcctcaccctgccctCGGGCTGTCTCCCACCCCGGGGGgctcccctgggcaccccagTGGGGCTCCTTTGGTGATGTACAGGGCACTTGGGGTCACTCACCCTGCAAACGCCCAAccgcagcccctctcctgcctccagctcccTGTGGCTGCAGGGATGCAGCCGGCATCGCCGCCAGTGCCCAAGGAGACAGCTAATGCCCCAGCAAGGGGGTTTGGTGGCCATGGGCTCCCCCTGTCCCGAAGAACCATGCACATCCCCCCATCCTGCCACCCTACCTGCCGTCCCCGAGTAGTCGGCGATGGAGACGGGGTACCCATCCTCCTCGGGGTCGACGGAGAAGAGCCCCACGCCGAAGCTGCCATAGTGAGCGAAGGCGGTGCCATTGTCAAAGTCCTCCAGGTCGATGCGAAGCTCGTAGCTGCCCTGCACCGTCAGCACGTGGATCCGCTTCAGCCCTGCGACGGAGGGAGGGGGTGAGTGCGGGGACCCTGGCAGGGACGGGgtggctgggggtccctggggagggggtgcagggtgggacGGGGAGCGGTTCCCACCCTCCAGCCCTCGCTCTGTTATTGCTGCACGGCCAAGGGCACGTGCTCAGCTCGCGGGCAAACAGCTCCATTGCTTCCCTGCCCCTGTGCAGCCACCTgatcccctccctgcctgctcggGCCATCGCTCCTAGGACATGAGTGCTGCCCAAGGGGGTCTCGGTgtcctttcctttgcaaaggaatccccaaatccccccggggggggccctGAGGGGCCCCAGGCTTTGCCAGcctgcccaggagcaggcactgccagccccacgcACCTAACCAGTGCTCTCCCGTCAGCTTCCCGAAGCCATCCCGGTAGGCTTCCCAGCCGCGGAAAAAGTTCACGGAGCCGTCCTCCCGCCGCTGAAACACCTGGGGAGGGAGACACGCCGGGCGTCAGTCACGGGGCTGCTCCGAGCCTGCGCACCCCGagcagcctccctgctccccaccatgctgcccacccctccccgccgccgtcTTATTAGACGCAGGCACAAATTAAACCTTTTCAACTCAGTAATTACACAGGGATGCTGGCGAGCAGGTCCCCAGGGAAATGCCAGATCAGGCTCCCGGGGACGAGTCAGTCGGTTCAGATAAAACACTTCACCAGATCCTCTGCCTGGAAGCGGGAGCAGAGCTTGGGAAACCGCAGCGTGTTCCTGCAGGAAGGTGGCTGGTGCCCCCGGGAGGGGTGGGCACCCTGCGTCCGGCTCCAGGCTGCACGCGGGAAACAGCCTGGGCTCTGCCATTGCATGCAGGAGCAGAGGTATGGGCAGATGGATGCACAGACGGCATGACTGGAGGTCTGTCCCTGCGGCACGTGCTGCCCAGGTCAGCCCGAGCCATCCTGTAAATGGCAGGATGCTTGGTGCCACGGAGAACTCGTGGGTCCCCGCTCTCTGCTGGGCAGCCGCCCCGTTATCAGGCATCGCTCCTGTGATGGCCTCGTTAGTCCTCCCAGAGAAATTAACTGTGGGGCACTGAgcaccccagctcctgcagagcccCCCGATCCCGGCCAGATCCCCAGGCCTCAGCATGGCTTTTCTCCTCAGcgcctttccctttttctctcccatctGCTCATCGGCATGTTGTGCCCTGTGTGTTTCATCCCCTTTTATCCGTAGTTTCAGGTTTGATTTATTGACAATGATCCAGAAAATACTACTCCGTGTCCGACCATTTGAACTTAATTAAGCCTTCAGCCCTGGATTAATTGCATTAAACTTGGCTGAGCCAGCCTGTCCGACTGCCACCAAGCACCGTGCTCCCACGGCTGTGGTGGGGCGGGGATGGGACGCTCGGTGATTTAGGAACAGCCACCCCACGTGCCGGCAGCCAAGGGGCCGGAGCACCCTGTCTttggggctgggctgtgccgcCGAGCCCATTCACCCCGCTTCCAGCACCCAGGCTCGGGCAATGCCGCAGAGCCCCGGCGCCGGTGGGGAAGCTGCCGTGCTTTGCTCCGCTGCGGGGATGCCCCTTCGCAGCCTCCCTCCGGCTGCTCCTGCCCATGCAGGGTTTCATCCCGGCACGCGGAGGAGACCCAGCTCATGAACTTCGCGCTGTTTTGCCCTTCACCAGATGAGCAgttttggggtggtgggtgcccGGTGCAGGCTCTGGCACACTCCTCGGCATGGCACAGCTGTGATCCTGCTGTACTTACCTTCTAGAATTAGAGCCTTAATTTTTATCCCTGCGTTGAGCACTTGAGAAGCTGCGGTTAAGCCCGTTTAAAGGGGCTTTCTTCAGGCTTGCCGGGAGAGGGGGGATGGCGTGGCTGGATGGGGGCCTGAAGCTGATTTTCCCCGGCCGATGTCGGCTCCGGCGCTGCCACACGGGGAAGGCAGCGGAGGCAGCACCGATGCTCCCTCTTAATCGGCTTTGACCCGTGGTTGTAAATAGGCCAATTGCCTGAGCGGTGCCCAGGGAAGCGTGCGGGGCACATCTCCGTTGGCTGAGCCTCAGCACGGCTCCGCAATCACCCCAGGCGCCGGAGGAGCCCTCGGTGCCCCTCTGCCCACCGGGTTCGACCTCAAGGGGCTCGAAACCGGGTCGTAAGGTCTGGCAGGTGCTGGAGGTCCTGTGTCCTCCTGCTCCATCCTCATCATCTCTCATGCATGGTCCCTCCTCAGGCTTCGCTTGTGCACCCACCTCTCCCATGGGCAGGCGGGGAGGTGGGAGCATCCTCCTTGCCCCCGCACCGGGATGCTGCAGGCACCGGGATGCTGCGTGCACCGGTGACCCACAGGCTCGCTGCcatgctcccagccctgccttgctgctcttttccttctcatcaAATATGCATCACCCCCTCTGAAGCAAAAAggatttccttcccttctttaaAGGCAAGGCTGAAATATTTATCTCCCCCGCTCTCTGCCTCCCCCAGTCGTGCTGAGCTCacggggcagggacaggctccTGCAAAGGCACCAACCCAGAAAAATAGGttaaaaccagagaaaagcgggagcagcagcctgtgccTGCCGTGGCATTGGCGGTGAGGGAGGgttctgctccctctccccgcagccctcTGATGCCAGCCCCCACCAAACCCCCGGCGGGCTCGAAACCCCACCACGGCCACAGCCTGGGGAGATGCTCGGCCGTCACttttctgccactgcagcacTCGAGCTCCCGGTCAGATTTTCGGCAGCCGTGGCACGGATCCCACAGCCCCGGCCCCACAGTGTTCCTCTGAGCCCCCATCATGGCGGGGAGACCGTCTTCAGGTTCAGCTATGGAGAAGACAAACTTGGAGCATCGCAGGAGCCGGTGTCTGGGAAGTGCCAATCCCGTGTGATCACCTGCGAACAGCGCagccggcagcgctgcctgtCCGGGGGACccggctgctcctgcctgtCCCCGCCAGCAGAACCCTCTTGTCCCCACTCATGGCAACACATAAATCGCATCTTTTGGAAACAGCACGCATTTCCCTGGGCTTGTCTCACCCGCTGCCTTCAGCTTATCCCAGCCCATGTGTAAATGCATCAGCGTCTGTTCAACCCCTGCAGCCCGTGCCGGGACCCCTCGGGCAGCTGATGCGCGGGCTGGGTGAAGCCGTCCCCGCAAGCGTCCCTGGCACGGCAGGTGCCTGTGAAGCTGGAAGCTGTCACTTAGCATCACCGTGGCCCTCGTCCTGCTGGCACAGCCTTTTCTTCCGCATCCTTCTGCTTTCCCACCGCTTCCCAATACACGCTGTAATTGGGAAACGGTGCCGAGGCGGCTGGAGCCATCACGGCACCATTGCTTACGGGGCTGAGATGCTGATCCTGGGGGGCTTTGCCCTGGCTGGGCGGCGATGGAAGCTCAGGGGCACCAGAAGGAGCACGGGGCATTTGCAAAGACTTCCCAAGACAGCAGCACATGAAGAGGCAACTTTTCCAGGCCTCCCGGGATGTGGAGCCTTCCTCACCCTCCATCACCCCTTTATTACTTTAATAAAGTGCCAGAGGTGAGCGTCACAGGGGGGAGCCAGGGTCAGGCTGGGCAATTACGCAGCTgctgcccggcgctgccgcgAGGCTCAGGTCAGCCCAGGGGTGTTGCTGCAATTAAAGTCAGCGCTGAGCGCAGGACGTGGATGTTCCCCTTGGTGCTGGTGAGCATCAACCTGGACTCGCGCCCCAGGCGGCTGCAAACATGGCCCCGCTGCTGGGACCGAGGCCGGGACAAAATGGACTTGGGGGTGTGCTGGGGGCTCCCCGGCTCTTCACTCCTACGTTTCTTTGCCTTCGTgtcaccctgccctgcccagacacCGATCCTGGCTGCCCTCTCTGCTTTTTGACTATGCAAAATAGGCAGCAAAcagccccagagctgccccGGGCTGGATGTGGCCATCGCGGGGAGGAGAGGTGTTGGTCCGGCGAGGGCTGAGCCTTGCTCAGCCTTCCCGAtgaaggggatggggaatgacCAGGGACCCTGTCTCTGGCAAGGGGACAGGGTGACACTGCAGATCatgccatggggatggggaggtgctgagcagcagccGGTGAGTGATCCTGGCTGGGTTTCTCCCTGATGGGGCATCAGGGCGgctcttccccctgccccactcccCGTGGCCTCTAAGCTATCCATGAAGGCTAAGCCTTAGCTCAGCAGCTCCCAATCTCCTGAGTCAAAATTGATTCAGCTGCTGCCATTGCTtccacacacccacccacatgCAAATTAGCCCAAATGTCAGGAGTAGTTGctccagaggaggaggaggaggaggaagggagggagggaaatttCTCAGGCTCTGCACCGTGGTGCTCAGCTGTGCCACGGCTTACCTGGAGCCTGGGTGAGTCGGTGCCTCAGGGACCCCtccgtgtccccagccccacgggagGTGGCTGAgacaccccaccaccaccaccctggggGGCTAGAAGTATGTTTGGGAGCCTGTGCTACAGAGCAGCCCCAAGAAACAGGAGCCTGGACCGAGCACCCTCGGCCCTGCTCTGGATGCGCCCATCTCTGGAACGCCGGGATTCGGCACCTGGTTTGGCTCCTCTGCCCTGGGTGAGTCACGGCAGAGCCGTGGTGCTGCCTGGCTGTGGTGCCGCAGGCAGCACCGTGCCGGCCCGGCTGCCGGAGCCCACGATGCTGCTGGGTGTAAAATCATTCGCTtcgccccctccccagcccagccggagccctcctggctgcagcagctttaAATAAGCCTCTGAGTGTCTTGCTAATCACCTTGGGCTGCTCTTCAGGCAGTGCTCGAGCAcggctggggctggcagaggctgTGCAGACTGGGCATGGGGTTTGCAAGGAccctccccaccctggggaGCCACTGGAGTCCCCCATTTTCCCTCTGTGAGCCCCCCAGGAGCTTGGGGTACCCAGGACTGcgctgtgcctcagtttccccaccagAGCTGCTGGTACCAACCTGTGCACGACAGGTCGCTCCCACCTGGGGTGGGCTCTGGGCAGACTGAGGCCGAATGCTTATCAGCCCCCCGAAGGCAGGGGGGCTAAGCTCCCTCTTGGCACTGCTCAAAGCTGCTTAGGGGAATCAGATCGTGGGGATTTGTTTCCTAGAGCGCCCAGCTGGAGGGGCGCTGGCCGGCTCAGCTCACCCAGCGTGTCCTCGGGGGAGAGGCTGCCTGCCCACCCCTCCCCGTGAGCCCCCCGCCACCTCCCAGGGACCCCCTCGCTGCCCTGCCGGCACCCCGAGCGATGCCCTCCTGGGTAGGGGCCGCTTGCACCCAAGGGGCCCCCAGGGCGAGGGGGGTCTCCAGGCTCGGGGCTGCCAGCACCgcatccccctgtccccccactCCCTGCCCCCATTACTGTGATTACGGGGCCATGGCAGCCACCACAGCAAAGCAAATCGGACAGGGCGGCTGGGGAGCGAGTGAATCGGTGCAGCACCGGAGGTGCCCTGGGCGCCCCTGCGTTAGACGAGGCAAAAACACGCTGCGTTTGGGGTCTGTCCTgagccccagctcagcaggaCCGCGAGGACAGGGCAAAGCACAGCCGTTCGCCCCACGGCACAACCGCAGCTATGCCGTGCCCCAGGTGGGCATCAGCCCCGCCAAGAGGGATGAACTCCAGCCATGGCATTGAACTCCAGCCATGGCACCCAGCTCCCTTCCTGAAACCAccctccagctccagccaaGCTCCCCAAGCCCGGGCAGCACCGCTGGGCTCTGGCACAGGGCTCAGCCCGGCAGCTCTGCCGATGCTACTGGCACGAGTAACGCGGACAAGCCTGTTTGCTTGCTTCCCCACAGGACCGGGCACCCTGTGCACAGCCAAACCCCATTAGCATTTATCTCCCATCCCGATGACACATCCAAGCGCCGAGAGTAATGTCTCCCACCCCCGGCATCCCGGCGCGGGGACAGCTCGCAGCCGGCGGTGGCATCGCCCGACACCCCCCGGCACAGCGGTAGCTCACCGTCCAGCCACCCCCGTCGGTCGTCATGTCACAGTAGACCTGGAAGCCGGAGGGGTAGTGCGTGGGGAAGATGGAGTAAATCCCATCTTCTTGCTGTCCACTCACATAGATGTCAAAGCAGTCTCGAGGCCGGGAGCCTGCAGCGTGGCATTGGGATGGGGTGGGACGagaagaaagctggttaattaATGATCTAATTTAATGTCTTGCTATTTGTTTCAGGCTTTCAACCTTGCTGCCAGCTCTAGTTGGCGGCTCGGTGCTGCCTtgctctttccctcctttcttctccgATGCTCAGGGTGAGCGGTGCCCGGGTGGACGTGGCCGccacggggacccccccggcagCTGGCAGGGACCAAGCCCACGTCCCCGTGTGACGGCAAGGGCAGGCTGGGacccagctggggaggagggagcggatgccaggaggcagctgcaggcagcgtGGGCATGTGCTCGCAGCCCCGGGACAGTCGTAGCTTCTTCTTAATCAAATGATGATGAATGTGACTGTTTATTCTGAGTCCCATGCAGCGCCGCCGTCTGCACCCGAATGAAGGTGAACGGTCGcttcttgttctgcttttgcCCCAGCTACCTCTGCGTGGAGAACGGGTGGGTCTGCCGGGGTGTGAAGTGGCTTTTGTGCCGGCTTTGCAGGCTGGTTTGTGGGCAACTGGGGGCCGCACGGTGAGGAACACCCCTTCTAGGACACAAttttccatctgctgcctgTCCCATCTCCCCCgtctccctgccagccccccacTGTACTAaatcccttctccaggctggttGCCTCGCTCCCTTCTTATGCAGAGACCTGCCGAGAGCAGCCCCAGGCGCATCCCTGTCCCCGGGGACGGACGGGGACGCCATCTCACCGTtggagcagccccggggccgtGCTCCCCTGGCCGGCGCTCGCTGCAGGTCGGCCttgagccggggccgggcgctgccgcgTTCCTTCTGCAGCGTGTCCAGGACGTCGCTGACGGAGCTCACCAGCCGAGCCATGTTGGTCTGGCTCTCCGAGAGCAGCTGTTGAGGGGGGACGAGGTTAAACCCTTTCCacccgccccagccccaccaccgcTCTACTGTGAGgatgctctgcctgctcccacaGCTCCCCAAATGCCTGCAGGCAGCAATGCTCCCTGCCAGGGTACAGGCTGCTGGGGACCAGGTGGGGACGTAAAAGCCACAGCAGATCCCATACAGCATCTCTGGTGCTTTTTGGCCCCAGGTCAGGGTCCAGATAGTGCCTATCACCGCTGGGGCTGAGAAATTCCTGAACCTGGGTGCATTGGTGCCGCCACCCTGCGGGATAAAGAGCGTCTCTGGGCAAGGGAACGGGATCGTGGAGGCGGCAGGAATAGCCGTGTCCCGAGACAGCCGCCGGCTCTCTGCCGTACCCCGAGGTGACCCTGGCCGGGCAAGTG is a window of Pelecanus crispus isolate bPelCri1 chromosome 9, bPelCri1.pri, whole genome shotgun sequence DNA encoding:
- the FIBCD1 gene encoding fibrinogen C domain-containing protein 1 produces the protein MGNERWKTMGGASQLEDGQQEKSQRMSCGYILCTVLLSVAVLLAVTVTGAILFMNHYHTPVTESPPVISTNPEEANALVTIEKADSSRINIFIDPNCPDAAGTFGRLEGLQTSLLRTITDHDAEAKATKSQQKALLVTVADEVAKLLTHAVQLRADCDGLKKGHSAMGQELSALQGEQGRLIQLLSESQTNMARLVSSVSDVLDTLQKERGSARPRLKADLQRAPARGARPRGCSNGSRPRDCFDIYVSGQQEDGIYSIFPTHYPSGFQVYCDMTTDGGGWTVFQRREDGSVNFFRGWEAYRDGFGKLTGEHWLGLKRIHVLTVQGSYELRIDLEDFDNGTAFAHYGSFGVGLFSVDPEEDGYPVSIADYSGTAGDSFLKHNGMKFTTKDLDNDHSENNCAAFYHGAWWYRNCHTSNLNGQYLKGHHSSYADGIEWSSWTGWQYSLKFTEMKIRPIREEN